One Actinopolymorpha sp. NPDC004070 DNA segment encodes these proteins:
- a CDS encoding DUF4185 domain-containing protein, with amino-acid sequence MRRRTLLTTAALAGPLAAVAGPQVASAESPDSGHGQPAPKSVGAAATPMLAPGPSVPGPTLADLVAKLTGPDSINHTDTRYQVMGTDLGAMWDNGSGQVLMAFGDTFGAGTVGGGQFGEDWRSNVLARSSDHDLSDGMTFDDMVVDRPGHAKELLASKKVDNDEITVIPNSGVSVGKRQFLHYFSQNHWGPWNTNYGGIAYSDDNGQNWTKSNVRWQNSAPLWGRGFQLGSLVRHDGFVYLFGTGSGRLYDIHLARVPETRVLDLSAWRYWNARGWTAREADAVPVVAAPSGEMSVLYNAYLGRWLMMYLDEYRAAIVMREAPDITGPWSGARVVVRGGEGGEYPALYAPFMHPWSAASGDQDLYFAMSQWGPYNVFLMRTRLDRAVDTANLLSDPGFEEQPDRQVRVPWFVCGQGGIDRDGSQSYAGKNNGYVRAAQGWNALTQAVVVRPNRRHRLTAWVRSSARDVPDGALGVRARTGEIARTSFGHLADYTKVSVDFDPGDNADIEVFAGFWGAGADAWVQVDQMSLVAL; translated from the coding sequence ATGCGACGCAGGACACTCCTCACCACAGCAGCGCTGGCGGGTCCACTGGCGGCGGTCGCCGGCCCGCAGGTGGCCAGCGCCGAGAGCCCCGACAGCGGTCACGGCCAGCCGGCTCCGAAGTCCGTCGGCGCCGCCGCCACACCGATGCTGGCTCCCGGCCCGAGCGTCCCCGGACCGACGCTCGCTGATCTGGTCGCCAAGCTGACCGGCCCCGACTCGATCAACCACACCGACACCCGGTACCAGGTGATGGGGACCGACCTCGGCGCGATGTGGGACAACGGTTCGGGTCAGGTGCTGATGGCGTTCGGCGACACCTTCGGCGCGGGCACGGTCGGCGGCGGGCAGTTCGGCGAGGACTGGCGTTCCAACGTCCTGGCCCGCTCGTCCGACCACGACCTGTCCGACGGGATGACGTTCGACGACATGGTGGTGGACCGCCCCGGGCACGCGAAGGAGTTGCTCGCGTCGAAGAAGGTGGACAACGACGAGATCACCGTCATCCCCAACTCCGGTGTCAGCGTCGGCAAGCGGCAGTTCCTGCACTACTTCTCCCAGAACCACTGGGGCCCGTGGAACACCAACTACGGCGGCATCGCGTACTCCGACGACAACGGGCAGAACTGGACCAAGAGCAACGTCCGCTGGCAGAACTCCGCTCCCCTGTGGGGACGCGGTTTCCAGTTGGGTTCGCTGGTACGCCACGACGGCTTCGTCTACCTCTTCGGCACCGGCAGTGGCCGGCTGTACGACATCCACCTGGCCCGCGTGCCGGAGACGAGGGTGCTGGACCTGAGCGCCTGGCGGTACTGGAACGCGCGCGGCTGGACCGCTCGGGAGGCCGACGCCGTTCCCGTGGTGGCGGCGCCGTCGGGTGAGATGTCCGTCCTGTACAACGCGTATCTCGGCCGCTGGCTGATGATGTACCTCGACGAGTACCGCGCCGCGATCGTGATGCGCGAGGCGCCGGACATCACCGGCCCGTGGAGCGGTGCGCGGGTGGTCGTCCGCGGTGGCGAGGGCGGTGAGTACCCCGCGCTGTACGCGCCGTTCATGCACCCGTGGTCGGCTGCCTCCGGTGACCAGGACCTCTACTTCGCGATGTCGCAGTGGGGCCCGTACAACGTCTTCCTCATGCGCACCCGGCTCGACCGGGCCGTGGACACCGCCAACCTGCTCAGCGACCCGGGCTTCGAGGAGCAGCCGGACCGGCAGGTGCGGGTGCCGTGGTTCGTCTGCGGCCAGGGCGGCATCGACCGAGACGGGTCCCAGTCGTACGCCGGGAAGAACAACGGGTACGTGCGTGCGGCGCAGGGCTGGAACGCCCTCACCCAGGCGGTCGTGGTGCGGCCGAACCGCCGCCACCGGCTCACCGCGTGGGTGCGGTCCTCCGCACGTGACGTGCCGGACGGGGCGCTGGGCGTGCGGGCACGGACCGGGGAGATCGCCCGGACGTCGTTCGGCCACCTGGCCGACTACACGAAGGTGAGCGTGGACTTCGACCCCGGCGACAACGCCGACATCGAGGTCTTCGCCGGCTTCTGGGGAGCGGGTGCGGACGCCTGGGTGCAGGTCGACCAGATGTCGCTGGTCGCGCTGTAG